The genome window TCCGGCGTCACCATGACCGAGCGCCGCCGCATCTGGCGCATGGTGGGCGAAGGCAACGCGCAATTGGTGATCGGGGCGCGGTCGGCGCTGTTTTTGCCGTTTCAGAACCTCGGGCTGATCGTTGTCGATGAGGAGCACGACACTTCTTACAAACAAGAAGACGGTGTCTTGTATAACGCCCGCGACATGGCCGTGCTGCGCGCGTCAATCTGCGCTGCGCAGGTGGTGTTGGCGAGTGCGACGCCCAGCCTTGAGACATGGGCCAATGCCGAGGCGGGCAAGTATCGGCGGCTTGAACTGACCTCGCGCTTTGGTCCGGCGGTGATGCCGAAGATGGGCGCGATTGACATGCGGCAGGCGGGCTTGCCGGGGGACAAGTGGATCTCGGGCGAGATGAAACGCGAAGTCGATGCGCGGCTGGAACGCGGCGAGCAGGCAATGCTGTTTATCAACCGACGCGGCTATGCGCCGATTACACTTTGCCGGGCCTGTGGTGAGCAGATTGGCTGCGATCAATGTGACGCGCGGATGGTGGAGCATCGGTTTCTTAAGCGGCTCGTTTGTCACCAATGCGGTGAGACCAAGCCGATGCCCGAAGCCTGCCCATCTTGCGGGGTCGAGGGCAAGCTTGCCCCCATCGGGCCGGGGGTGGAGCGGCTGGGAGAGGAGGCCACGGCGCTCTGGCCCGAGGCGCGGATCGCGACGCTAAGTTCGGACATGTACGGCTCGGCGCGGGCGTTGAAGGCCGAGATCGCGGGCATCGCTGAGGGGGCGGCGGACATCATCATCGGCACGCAACTGGTCGCCAAGGGGCACAATTTTCCCAAGCTGACGCTGGTGGGGGTGATTGATGCGGACCTCGGCCTCACCGGGTCGGACCTGCGCGCGGCGGAGCGGACGTTTCAACTGATGCGGCAGGTGGCGGGGCGTGCAGGGCGGGCCGAAGCGCCCGGCGCAGCGCTGTTGCAGACCTATCAGCCCGAGCATCCGGTGATCCGGGCGATTTTGGCGGGTGAGGAGGAAAAATTCTGGGCCGCCGAGGCAGGCGAGCGGCGGCAGGCCGGGGTGCCGCCTTATGGGCGTATGGCAGGGATCATCCTCAGCGGCAGCGATGCGGCGGCGGTGTTTGATCTGGGCAACCATCTGGCGCGGCATGACGGGCCTTTGCGGGCTGTTGGGGCGCAAGTCTTTGGGCCAGCGCCCGCGCCGATCGCCCGGGTACGCGGGCGGCATCGGGTGCGGCTCTTGGTGAAGGCGGATAAGAGTGTCGCCTTGCAAGAGGCGCTGAGCCGCTGGATCGGATCGGTGCGGCTGAAAGGCGATTTGCGGCTGGCAGTGGATATCGATCCGCAGAGTTTTTATTGAACTTGGCTTTCACATATCGAGGGCCAACGACTGCCCGCGGGTCGGCGATCCGACGGCGCTCTCTGCCACTTTATGGATCAGTCATGATGTACGCTCGCGAGGTCGCACTTAACCTCACCAAATCGCCTACCCGGGGGGCGGGCAGGCGATGGCCCGGCGCCTGCGGCTTGATTCCGGGCCCGGTGGCAGTTAGCCGCGTTGCGAGCTTGCCTTTTCTCTCGCCATTCCCTCATGCCGGGCGTAATAAATCCGCATGACCCGCTATATCACCCTCGAAGAAGCCAAGGGCCTGCCGTTCTGGCGCCGCCCCGTGGCTCTGCTGTTCCTCATGGCGCTGGCCATGCCCATCGCCTTCAACACATGGTCGGCGCTGCTGAATAACTTCGTCATCGAAGTGGCAGATTTCGACGGGTCCGACATCGGCTTGCTGCACACCGTGCGCGAAATCCCCGGCTTTCTGGCGATCGGCGTGATCGCCATTCTCCTGTTTGTGCGTGAACAAATGCTGGGATTGGTGTCGCTGACCCTTCTGGGGGCAGCCACGGCGATCACCGCCTATTTCCCCTCCATGGGCGGCATCCTGACGATCACCATGCTCAGCTCAATCGGGTTTCACTACTACGAGACGGTGAACCAATCGCTGCAACTGCAATGGCTGAAAATCGAAGACGCGCCGCGCATGATCGGCTGGCTTATGGCGGCTGGATCGCTGGCGACGCTGGTGGCCTATTTGGCGATCATGGCGCTGTGGGAAACGCTGAACCTGAGCTACGGCATCGTTTACATGATCGGCGGCGGCGTCACCGTTGCCGTGGCCATCATCGCCATGCTGGCCTATCCGCAGTTCGAAGCCCCCACGGTGCAGAACAAAAAGATGATCCTGCGCAAACGCTACTGGCTCTATTACGCGCTGCAATTCATGTCAGGCGCGCGGCGGCAGATTTTCGTGGTTTTTGCAGGCTTTATGATGGTCGAACGCTTCGGTTTTGAAGTGCATGAGATCACAATGCTCTATCTCATCAACCTTGTCGCCAATATGATCTTTGCCCCGCTGATGGGCCGCGCGGTGGGTCATTTCGGCGAGCGCCGGACGCTGACCGTTGAATATGTCGGGCTGATCATCGTCTTCCTTGCTTACGGCGGCGTCTATTACCTTGGCTGGGGTGTGGTGATTGCGGCAACGCTTTATGTGCTGGATCACATGTTCTTTGCCCTCGCATTGGCGCTGAAGACCTATTTCCAAAAGATTGCAGACCCCGCAGATATCGCCCCCACCGCAGCGGTTGCCTTTACGATCAACCATATCGCGGCGGTGTTCCTGCCAGTCGGGCTTGGCCTGCTGTGGCTCGTCTCGCCTGCCGCAGTGTTCTTTCTCGCTGCAGGAATGGCTGCGGTGTCGCTGATGTTGTCGCTGTTGATCCCGCGCCACCCGGCACCGGGGCATGAGACGATCTTTCAAACTGCCGTGCCGCAAGCCGCCGAATAGCGCGCCAAAACCAGCATGGCTTGACCCGACGCGCGCACAGCCCTAGGCGAAGCGCAACCGCACCGCAGCAAAGGACCGCGCCATGCCCACTTTCACCGCCCTGACGACTCTCACAGGCCGCGACCCCGCCTATGCCTTGGGCGAGGCGATGGAGCGGCTGATCCCCGAACCCACCGGCGTTGGTGTCTTTGAGGTCGAAGACGGATCAGGCCTGTGGGAGGTCGGCGGCTATTTCGAGGAAGCACCCGACACCGCTGCTTTGGCCGTGCTGTCCGCCGCGATGGGGGCCAAGGAGTTCACCATCTCGGAACTGCCCGAAACCGATTGGGTTGCCCATGTGCGCCGTGAATTGGCCCCGGTCGAGGCCGGGCGTTTCTTTGTCTATGGCAGCCATGACGCCGACAAGGTTCCTGCCGATTGCGAGCCGCTGCTGATCGAGGCCGCGATGGCTTTTGGGACAGGACACCACGGCACGACGCTGGGCTGTCTGCGCGCGCTCGACCGTCTGGCGGGCGATGGGTTTCACGGTAAAAACGTGGTCGATATCGGCTGCGGCACTGCCGTGCTGGCGATGGCCGCCGCGCGCATCTGGCCAGAGCCTGTGCTGGCGAGTGACATCGACGAAGTCGCCGTTGAAGTCGCGCAGGCCAATGTTGATGCTAATACCCTCACGGGCCGCGTGACCTGTGTCGAGGCCGCGGGCTTTGATCATCCCCAATTGGCGCAAGCCGCGCCGTTTGACTTGGTTTTTGCTAATATCCTGAAAGGCCCGCTGGTCGCACTGGCGCCAGATATGGCCGAAGCACTTCAGCCCGGCGGCTATGCGATTCTCTCGGGGCTTCTGAATGAGCAGGCGGATGAGGTGATCGAGGTTTATGCACGATCTGGCATCAATCTGGTGCATCGCGAAAGCATTGGTGACTGGACGACATTAACGCTCCAAGCTAACGCATAATTCACGCCTCATTTTCGTTGCATTTGGCCTTATTGCCTCTTTGTTGCCACAATTTGTCTTTATTCAAATTGGGAGCAAACGGTGGGGGCCGAATTGCTACGGAGGCTGTGATGGCTGAAGGACACGCTCAATTCGCGAAACGTATTGAACTTCTGGGGCGCAAGCATCGGAAGATGCAACACGGGTATGTCACCCGCGTCGGTCGCGACGGGTTGATCACCGTTTTGCCAAAGCGGGGCAAACGGGGCTTCCCGATGAGGGGGCTTTACCTGATCGTTCTGGTGTTTTTTGGCTTCAAAGCCTTCACTCTGGCCGCGATTGGCCCGGTGACTTACAATGAACGGCTGTCGCGGTTGAACAATGGATCAAGCCTAGAGCAGATTGGTGCCAAAATGATGGCCATCGATCCCGTGACAGAGGCTTTGGCAGGGCTGACCGGCCCGATGATGCGCTAAGCACAGCGCCCTATTTCTGAAATAGAAAATAGCCGTAGCGGGTATATCCGGCTACGGCTTTTGCATTCGGGCAGGGCGCTGCGCCGCGGGGGCGCGCGTGGCAATCAGCGTACGAAATGGTTTTGCGCCACAAGGTCGATATCGCCGCGGATCAGGCCAATGTCCTGCAATTCAAGATCGGTCAGATCCGACAGCGCCTTGCGGGTGGCGCGGCTGTCCTGCCACGCTTCGACTGCTGCAAAGAACGCGCCGAAAAAGCTGAAAATACGAGAGACGGCCGATGTAGAGCCGTAAGCGGTGCGGGTGGTATCGAAAGCTGCCATGGTGCCGTCCTATGTTTGATCGTCGGTTGCGTCCTGCGCGGCGCATCGAAAGGCGCCATGTTCAAAACGGGATTTTTGGCAATTATGCCCGAATGTAGGAAGGCGCAATCCCTCAAAAACGACATGGAGGTCTGCATTTTCTGCATGGGTCGAAATTGGTGTTAACCTATTGCCAATAAGTAATAAATCCCGCGCAAGTGGTGTCGGTTTTGTATCACGGACAGGCGCAATTTGACGTTGCGGTTCAAATGCGACA of Sulfitobacter sp. DSM 110093 contains these proteins:
- a CDS encoding primosomal protein N', which codes for MAEFYHHGELLSVMTTQPLGRALDYRAPEGGCHAGAFVEVPLGPRKVMGVVWGPGAGDYDINKVRHVIRVLDAPPMRDEMREFLLRSAAYTLTPLPAMLRLATRAPGLGDPPSMRKIYRAGGGLPARMTDARQRVMGVLEEYGDLAFTLKELSEMAGVTSSVVKGLVEQGAVREEESPRDLPFRRLDPSLPGKALTEDQATAAAILRDGIKAETYGTTLLRGVTGSGKTEVYLEAVAAAIEAGRQALVLLPEIALTEQFLDRVEERFGAKPAEWHSGVTMTERRRIWRMVGEGNAQLVIGARSALFLPFQNLGLIVVDEEHDTSYKQEDGVLYNARDMAVLRASICAAQVVLASATPSLETWANAEAGKYRRLELTSRFGPAVMPKMGAIDMRQAGLPGDKWISGEMKREVDARLERGEQAMLFINRRGYAPITLCRACGEQIGCDQCDARMVEHRFLKRLVCHQCGETKPMPEACPSCGVEGKLAPIGPGVERLGEEATALWPEARIATLSSDMYGSARALKAEIAGIAEGAADIIIGTQLVAKGHNFPKLTLVGVIDADLGLTGSDLRAAERTFQLMRQVAGRAGRAEAPGAALLQTYQPEHPVIRAILAGEEEKFWAAEAGERRQAGVPPYGRMAGIILSGSDAAAVFDLGNHLARHDGPLRAVGAQVFGPAPAPIARVRGRHRVRLLVKADKSVALQEALSRWIGSVRLKGDLRLAVDIDPQSFY
- a CDS encoding MFS transporter, which codes for MTRYITLEEAKGLPFWRRPVALLFLMALAMPIAFNTWSALLNNFVIEVADFDGSDIGLLHTVREIPGFLAIGVIAILLFVREQMLGLVSLTLLGAATAITAYFPSMGGILTITMLSSIGFHYYETVNQSLQLQWLKIEDAPRMIGWLMAAGSLATLVAYLAIMALWETLNLSYGIVYMIGGGVTVAVAIIAMLAYPQFEAPTVQNKKMILRKRYWLYYALQFMSGARRQIFVVFAGFMMVERFGFEVHEITMLYLINLVANMIFAPLMGRAVGHFGERRTLTVEYVGLIIVFLAYGGVYYLGWGVVIAATLYVLDHMFFALALALKTYFQKIADPADIAPTAAVAFTINHIAAVFLPVGLGLLWLVSPAAVFFLAAGMAAVSLMLSLLIPRHPAPGHETIFQTAVPQAAE
- a CDS encoding 50S ribosomal protein L11 methyltransferase; this translates as MPTFTALTTLTGRDPAYALGEAMERLIPEPTGVGVFEVEDGSGLWEVGGYFEEAPDTAALAVLSAAMGAKEFTISELPETDWVAHVRRELAPVEAGRFFVYGSHDADKVPADCEPLLIEAAMAFGTGHHGTTLGCLRALDRLAGDGFHGKNVVDIGCGTAVLAMAAARIWPEPVLASDIDEVAVEVAQANVDANTLTGRVTCVEAAGFDHPQLAQAAPFDLVFANILKGPLVALAPDMAEALQPGGYAILSGLLNEQADEVIEVYARSGINLVHRESIGDWTTLTLQANA
- a CDS encoding DUF1127 domain-containing protein encodes the protein MAAFDTTRTAYGSTSAVSRIFSFFGAFFAAVEAWQDSRATRKALSDLTDLELQDIGLIRGDIDLVAQNHFVR